ATGGCGGAGTTGACAAAGCTGTATATGCTTATCCGTTTGAGCATTACGACTACTGGCGCACTGAATTGCCTGACACGGACTTAACAATGGGCAATTTTGGTGAAAATTTCACCACTACTGGGCTGAAAGAAGAGGACTTGAATATTGGCGATTGCTTCCAAATCGGCAGTGTGGAACTCATGGTGACACAGCCGCGAATGCCCTGCTACAAACTTGGGATTCGCTTTGGGCGAGCGGATATGGTGAAACGCTTTCTCGCCAGCCGTCGCACCGGATTTTACTTCCGTGTTTTGCAAGAGGGCGAAGTCGTCGCCGGAGACACTCTAGCGCTAGTGAGCCGGGATGAGAACAATATCACAGTTGCTGATATCACTCAGTTGTATACCCGTGAGAAAAACGATCCAGAGTTATTGCAACGTGCGACTCAATTAGAAGCATTACCTGAAAGTTGGCGCGACTACTTCCAAGAGCAGGTTCGTCGTGTGAGATAGATCAGCCTGCTGTTAAACAGCACCATTGGACTTTATACACTGACAAGGAGTAATCCCATGACGACATATCGCACCGTTTCGATTGATGGTTTAGACATCTTCTACCGTGAAGCGGGTTCTCGTGATAATCCAACG
The sequence above is drawn from the Oscillatoria sp. FACHB-1407 genome and encodes:
- a CDS encoding MOSC domain-containing protein, coding for MKIISVNVGLPREVTWKGRTVSTGIFKEPVTDRVMVRSLNLDEDGQADLTVHGGVDKAVYAYPFEHYDYWRTELPDTDLTMGNFGENFTTTGLKEEDLNIGDCFQIGSVELMVTQPRMPCYKLGIRFGRADMVKRFLASRRTGFYFRVLQEGEVVAGDTLALVSRDENNITVADITQLYTREKNDPELLQRATQLEALPESWRDYFQEQVRRVR